A section of the Ruania halotolerans genome encodes:
- a CDS encoding helix-turn-helix transcriptional regulator has product MARVGSEIALVGRTAELARLEAVWRQATEGSAGAVLLPGEAGVGKSRLVTELAAKVTHEGGTVLTGHCVGLGDAAPPYLPVVEVLEQVREIDSSLVADAPALATLVARGGTERAADQLQVFDAFLNVLTGLAGRAPVLLVVEDLHWADASTRDLLTFLLARMSHEALAVVLTYRSDELHRRHPLRPMVLELARMRRVERIDLERFGPEETRAFAQALVALDGVERTADDIECVARRSEGNAFFAEELLAHTGENGFQMFPSSPLADVLLGRIEQLGATAQHVVRVAAVAGQSKVRQSTLAAVSGLNEDDLERALRECVQRYVLVVGEDGALAFRHSLLREAVYADLLPGERARTHAAFVRLLGDVRSAGWRGAQAHHATQAGDLPTALVAHIDAAQEAEDVAATADVLNHLEQALALWDAVTDAADVTGTDELTLIMRAADAAVAAGRTERATSYLRSALALTEAGTDPVARAAVLRRLAKVHFAEDQWEAGAQVIAEAWELIRSEPPSRERAWVLSTLSIGAPSPQHRAWVEEAVQNARQVGAGDAEADALISLSYLLLHEAKDTEAMAVLDQARIRAAEVGAFEVELRAHFNLTVGEFERGNVALAAEHARRGLARAREEGLVWATYGRELVWLAIQVLYSAGDWDEAERLASPPGEQAPDWLTGVITCSAALLAASRGRGEEADRYLEAADVLTTVEDEQLKIAAYASAERGLWQQRANEVVAVLQRTVDRVLATENRPPLHLLRIGALGVSAAADVAAQARRRHAEEAEEAAVRAGETFAAVVTSACAEGAPRGAVIGPEGLAWVARCEAETARLRGVDSPSLWSAVVNAFGYGDRYQEAIARWRLAEALLAAGKAPDAAEDAADRGAAELGQALVVARELGAAPLATVLESLARRHRIPVPGVRLVSTDLLTPRERAVLELVAQGLTNRAVGEQLYISEKTVSVHLTRVMAKLGAHSRTDAVARAITDGLIAG; this is encoded by the coding sequence GTGGCACGAGTCGGGTCGGAGATCGCGTTGGTGGGGCGCACGGCGGAACTCGCTCGCTTGGAGGCAGTGTGGCGTCAAGCGACCGAGGGGTCGGCCGGCGCCGTGCTGCTGCCCGGTGAAGCGGGGGTGGGCAAGTCCCGGTTGGTCACCGAGCTGGCCGCCAAGGTCACGCATGAGGGCGGCACGGTGCTCACCGGCCACTGCGTGGGCCTGGGGGATGCGGCACCCCCGTACCTGCCTGTGGTGGAGGTACTCGAACAGGTACGGGAGATCGACTCCTCGCTGGTGGCCGACGCTCCCGCGTTGGCGACCTTGGTGGCGCGTGGCGGTACCGAACGCGCAGCCGATCAGCTCCAGGTGTTCGATGCGTTTCTCAACGTCCTCACTGGCCTCGCCGGGCGTGCACCGGTGCTGTTGGTGGTCGAGGACCTGCATTGGGCAGACGCATCAACCCGTGATCTGCTCACCTTCCTCCTCGCCAGGATGTCCCACGAAGCTCTCGCCGTGGTGCTCACCTACCGCTCGGATGAGTTGCACCGGCGGCACCCGTTGCGGCCGATGGTTCTTGAGCTGGCGCGGATGCGACGAGTGGAGCGCATCGACCTCGAACGCTTCGGCCCGGAGGAGACGCGCGCGTTCGCGCAGGCGCTGGTCGCGTTGGACGGAGTCGAGCGCACCGCGGACGACATCGAATGCGTCGCACGCCGATCCGAGGGCAACGCCTTCTTCGCCGAGGAACTGCTGGCGCACACCGGCGAGAACGGCTTTCAGATGTTCCCCTCGAGCCCCCTCGCCGATGTGCTGCTGGGCAGGATCGAGCAGCTCGGCGCTACCGCCCAGCACGTGGTGCGAGTGGCTGCGGTGGCCGGGCAGAGCAAAGTGCGCCAATCCACTTTGGCCGCCGTGAGCGGGCTGAATGAGGACGACTTGGAACGAGCGTTGCGCGAGTGTGTCCAGCGCTATGTGCTCGTGGTGGGAGAAGACGGTGCGCTGGCGTTCCGGCACTCATTGCTGCGTGAGGCCGTGTATGCCGACTTGCTGCCGGGAGAGCGCGCCCGCACGCACGCGGCGTTCGTGCGCCTGCTCGGTGATGTGCGAAGCGCCGGCTGGCGGGGCGCTCAGGCTCATCACGCCACGCAGGCCGGTGACCTGCCGACGGCGCTGGTGGCGCACATCGACGCCGCCCAGGAAGCCGAGGACGTGGCCGCCACCGCCGATGTGCTCAACCATCTCGAGCAAGCCTTGGCCCTGTGGGACGCCGTCACGGACGCGGCCGACGTGACGGGTACCGACGAGCTGACCCTGATCATGCGCGCCGCGGACGCCGCAGTGGCCGCGGGCCGCACGGAGCGCGCGACCTCCTATCTGCGCTCGGCGCTGGCACTGACCGAGGCTGGAACTGATCCGGTGGCGCGTGCAGCCGTGCTCCGCCGGCTGGCCAAGGTCCATTTCGCCGAGGACCAGTGGGAAGCCGGGGCGCAGGTGATCGCCGAGGCGTGGGAGCTGATTCGCTCCGAACCGCCGAGCAGGGAGCGGGCGTGGGTGCTGTCCACTCTCTCGATCGGCGCGCCATCCCCCCAACACCGCGCCTGGGTCGAGGAAGCCGTGCAGAATGCGCGCCAGGTGGGCGCTGGAGATGCCGAGGCCGATGCGCTGATCTCCCTGTCGTACCTGTTGTTGCACGAGGCCAAGGACACCGAGGCGATGGCGGTGCTCGATCAGGCTCGGATCCGGGCCGCCGAGGTCGGGGCGTTCGAAGTGGAACTGCGGGCACACTTCAATCTCACCGTCGGTGAGTTCGAGCGAGGAAACGTGGCGCTCGCGGCCGAGCATGCGCGGCGCGGTCTGGCGCGAGCACGCGAGGAAGGGCTCGTGTGGGCCACCTACGGGAGAGAGCTCGTCTGGCTCGCCATCCAGGTGCTGTACTCCGCCGGTGACTGGGATGAGGCGGAACGGCTGGCGTCCCCGCCGGGTGAACAGGCGCCGGACTGGCTGACCGGGGTGATCACCTGCTCGGCAGCGCTGCTCGCGGCGAGCCGGGGACGAGGAGAGGAAGCTGACCGGTACCTCGAGGCGGCTGATGTGCTCACCACGGTGGAGGATGAACAACTGAAGATCGCCGCCTATGCGAGCGCTGAGCGCGGGCTCTGGCAACAGCGCGCCAATGAGGTGGTCGCGGTGCTACAGCGAACGGTGGACCGGGTGCTGGCCACGGAGAACCGGCCGCCGTTGCACCTGCTGAGGATTGGCGCACTGGGGGTGAGTGCTGCAGCGGATGTGGCCGCGCAGGCGCGGCGCCGGCATGCGGAGGAAGCGGAGGAGGCGGCGGTCCGCGCGGGCGAGACGTTTGCCGCCGTGGTCACCAGTGCATGTGCTGAAGGTGCACCTCGAGGCGCCGTGATCGGCCCGGAGGGTCTGGCCTGGGTGGCACGCTGCGAGGCGGAGACTGCCCGGCTGCGTGGTGTCGACTCCCCCTCGCTCTGGTCTGCCGTGGTGAACGCGTTCGGATACGGTGACCGGTACCAGGAAGCCATTGCCCGATGGCGCCTCGCCGAGGCACTGCTCGCGGCTGGAAAGGCCCCTGACGCTGCGGAGGATGCGGCCGATCGTGGTGCTGCCGAACTCGGTCAGGCGCTGGTCGTCGCCCGTGAACTGGGAGCAGCACCGCTGGCCACCGTGCTGGAATCACTGGCCCGTCGGCACCGGATTCCCGTGCCGGGCGTCCGTCTGGTCTCCACAGATCTGCTCACCCCGCGGGAGCGGGCCGTGCTCGAGTTGGTCGCACAGGGACTGACCAACCGTGCTGTGGGCGAGCAGCTGTACATCAGCGAGAAGACTGTCAGTGTCCACCTGACCCGCGTGATGGCGAAGTTGGGTGCGCACAGTCGAACGGACGCCGTCGCGCGGGCGATCACCGACGGCCTGATCGCGGGCTGA